Proteins encoded by one window of Arachis hypogaea cultivar Tifrunner chromosome 1, arahy.Tifrunner.gnm2.J5K5, whole genome shotgun sequence:
- the LOC112705120 gene encoding S-adenosylmethionine decarboxylase proenzyme 4 — MAVSGFEGFEKRLELHFFGDDFQLGLRKIDFESIQLVLEQVQCTVVSAVGNAYFDAYVLSESSLFVYPTKIIIKTCGTTQLLKSIRPLIFYSRLIGLTLCSCRYTRGTFIFPKSQPFPHTSFKDEVTYLEDTIPSNLCFRKASIMPSMSSSHSWHVFTATIDHHDQDNELFTMEVCMTDLDPILARKFFRRPDDGKTGHSAGKEMTELTGINDINADALVCDFAFDPCGYSMNGMDGDWYSTIHVTPEDGFSYASFECVGSVNANNIGHVLRKVVQIFRPGTMSVSTTCSGYSNEMWKQMATAVEPLGFKCRSCAMDQFPAAATVVFQTFTPRRKST, encoded by the coding sequence ATGGCCGTCTCCGGCTTCGAAGGCTTTGAGAAACGATTGGAGCTTCATTTCTTTGGCGATGATTTCCAACTTGGTCTCCGAAAGATAGACTTCGAATCAATACAATTAGTCCTCGAACAAGTCCAATGCACCGTCGTCTCCGCCGTCGGCAACGCCTACTTCGACGCCTACGTTCTTTCGGAATCAAGCCTCTTCGTATACCCAACAAAGATCATAATCAAAACATGCGGAACCACCCAACTCCTGAAATCAATTCGACCCTTGATCTTCTATTCACGCCTCATAGGCCTCACACTCTGTTCATGCCGTTACACACGTGGCACCTTCATCTTCCCAAAGTCGCAGCCTTTTCCTCACACAAGCTTCAAAGACGAAGTCACTTACTTGGAAGACACAATTCCTTCCAACCTCTGCTTCAGAAAAGCTTCCATCATGCCTTCCATGTCTTCTTCTCATTCATGGCATGTTTTCACTGCCACCATTGACCACCATGACCAAGACAATGAACTCTTCACCATGGAGGTCTGCATGACTGACCTTGACCCCATCCTCGCTAGGAAGTTCTTCCGCCGACCGGACGATGGAAAAACCGGCCACTCTGCCGGAAAAGAGATGACGGAGCTGACAGGGATCAACGACATAAACGCCGACGCACTCGTCTGCGATTTCGCCTTTGATCCCTGCGGTTACTCCATGAATGGCATGGATGGTGATTGGTATTCCACCATCCATGTCACACCTGAGGATGGTTTTAGCTATGCCAGCTTTGAATGCGTTGGTTCCGTTAACGCCAACAACATAGGACATGTTTTGAGGAAGGTGGTTCAGATTTTCCGACCGGGTACGATGTCGGTTTCTACGACGTGCAGCGGTTACAGCAATGAGATGTGGAAGCAGATGGCAACTGCGGTTGAGCCTTTGGGATTCAAATGCCGGAGTTGCGCAATGGACCAGTTCCCTGCAGCAGCTACTGTTGTCTTTCAAACGTTTACGCCTCGCCGGAAAAGTACTTAG
- the LOC112705136 gene encoding probable galacturonosyltransferase-like 4, whose amino-acid sequence MVFWSTNPHALLGLLSFVLLLLQPAVAIRFGFRQTSDIPPFREAPAFRNGQECGSTPAERINVAMTLDANYLRGTMAAVLSMLQHSTCPENLAFYFLTAHYAPELFYSIRKTFPYLNMKIYRFDSNRVRDKISKSIRQALDQPLNYARIYLADTIPDDVKRVIYLDSDLVVVDDIAKLWSTDMEEKVVAAPEYCHANFSLYFTDKFWLDPVLSKTFEGRRPCYFNTGVMVMDVDKWRSEGYTEKVEEWMAVQKLQKRIYHLGSLPPFLLVLAGNITAVDHRWNQHGLGGDNFEGKCRGLHPGPISLLHWSGKGKPWLRLDSRKPCTVDHLWAPYDLFWSSRHHFFEE is encoded by the coding sequence ATGGTCTTTTGGAGCACCAATCCTCATGCACTCCTTGGCCTCCTGTCCTTTGTCCTTCTCCTTCTCCAACCTGCCGTTGCCATCCGCTTTGGCTTTCGACAAACCTCTGACATCCCCCCTTTCCGGGAAGCCCCCGCCTTCAGGAACGGCCAAGAATGTGGCTCCACCCCAGCTGAACGCATCAATGTAGCCATGACCCTCGATGCAAACTACCTCCGTGGCACCATGGCTGCAGTTTTGTCCATGTTGCAACATTCCACGTGCCCGGAGAACCTGGCATTCTACTTCCTAACCGCACACTATGCTCCTGAACTATTCTACAGCATCAGAAAAACTTTCCCTTATCTCAACATGAAGATTTACCGCTTTGATTCCAATAGAGTCCGTGACAAGATATCCAAGTCGATTCGACAAGCATTGGATCAGCCATTGAATTATGCAAGGATATACCTGGCGGACACCATACCAGACGACGTGAAGCGCGTGATATATCTGGACTCAGACCTTGTAGTGGTTGATGATATAGCTAAGCTTTGGTCCACTGACATGGAAGAAAAGGTGGTGGCTGCACCGGAATATTGCCATGCAAACTTCTCCTTGTATTTCACTGACAAGTTCTGGTTAGACCCTGTTTTGTCAAAGACATTTGAGGGGAGGAGGCCGTGTTATTTCAATACAGGGGTGATGGTGATGGACGTGGACAAATGGAGGAGTGAAGGGTACACAGAGAAGGTGGAGGAATGGATGGCGGTGCAGAAGCTACAGAAGAGGATCTATCATTTGGGGTCACTACCACCCTTCTTGCTGGTTCTGGCGGGTAATATCACAGCGGTGGACCACAGATGGAACCAACATGGATTGGGTGGGGATAACTTTGAAGGTAAATGTAGGGGCCTGCACCCTGGTCCTATAAGTTTGTTGCATTGGAGTGGTAAGGGGAAGCCATGGTTGAGGTTAGATTCAAGGAAGCCATGCACTGTTGACCATTTATGGGCTCCTTATGATCTATTCTGGTCCTCTAGACATCATTTCTTTGAAGAATGa
- the LOC112705127 gene encoding AP-5 complex subunit mu isoform X1, translating into MQHKSYLDSQQPRRRRFLQVLLSLNLSADILNFEFTIPFSFRRFPVVEKRWRAALNFESDELFTSIPNDSELADAFMDRKQREGSARGFGVRRTHQSSPGSDSWIDDPITRHIVSLYITKEEQKNLLWPLILHIRGLFTILVLPFVEPKHLKAYASLCKRPDCGSALGLDHGLSSLLIQLPSITGAFMIAHAIGDIITGDVVEPEVIVSSAPSVGGLFDSLTGSIGISSRPKPVAPSVASSAPLGAAVPGLATADSQKFGSRPLDKDALRTFISSSMPFGTPLDLNYSNIFNIKANGFSASDLPPADQKQPAWKPYLYKGKQRVLFTIHETVHAALYDRDEIPDIISISGQLNCRADLEGLPDVSLPLSGVNTANLEVSSYHPCAQVSDQGLDKQGVMFSPPLGNFVLMRYQATCALGPPVSGFYQLSMVSEDKGAFLFKLRLMEGYKAPLTMEFCSVIMPFPRRRIVSLDGTPSVGTVSTSDHSVEWKIVPSGRGLSGKSIEVTFPGTVKFAPWQNQRVPSSRSIGATADEDSDNEAENASNMVNEEHLMEKMNKDLPPVDLEEPFCWQAYNYAKVCFKIVGASLSRIAIDPKSVSIYPAVKAPVEFATQVTSGDYILWNTLGKCPHVATVKT; encoded by the exons ATGCAGCATAAGAGCTATCTGGATTCTCAACAACCTCGACGCCGTCGTTTTCTCCAGGTCCTACTCTCTCTCAATCTCTCAGCAGATATATTGAACTTCGAATTTACGATTCCATTTTCCTTTAGGAGATTCCCTGTTGTAGAAAAGCGTTGGCGAGCTGCTTTGAACTTCGAGAGCGATGAGCTCTTCACTTCAATTCCCAACGACTCTGAACTCGCCGATGCTTTCATGGACAGAAAGCAAAGGGAAGGATCTGCTCGCGGATTCGGCGTACGTAGAACTCATCAATCCTCTCCGGGATCTGATTCTTGGATCGATGATCCTATCACTCGTCATATCGTATCCCTTTACATTACCAAAGAGGAGCAAAAGAATCTCTTGTGGCCTTTAATATTGCACATAAGGGGCCTTTTCACTATTCTTGTTCTGCCATTCGTCGAACCTAAGCATTTAAAGGCTTATGCAAGTTTGTGTAAGAGACCTGATTGTGGAAGTGCTCTTGGCCTTGACCATGGTTTGTCTTCGCTTTTGATCCAACTTCCCTCAATAACAGG GGCATTTATGATAGCTCACGCCATCGGTGACATAATTACAGGCGACGTAGTAGAGCCTGAAGTGATTGTAAGTTCAGCTCCCTCTGTTGGAGGGCTGTTTGATTCACTAACTGGTAGTATAGGCATATCTTCCAGGCCAAAACCGGTAGCTCCATCAGTTGCTTCTTCTGCTCCATTGGGTGCAGCTGTACCAGGATTAGCTACAGCAGATAGTCAAAAATTTGGGTCTAGGCCTTTGGATAAAGATGCACTGAGAACATTTATTAGTAGTTCAATGCCATTTG GCACTCCTTTGGACCTTAATTactcaaatatttttaatatcaagGCCAATGGCTTTTCTGCATCAGATTTGCCTCCTGCTGACCAGAAGCAACCAGCTTGGAAGCCATATTTGTACAAGGGAAAGCAGAGAGTATTGTTTACAATTCATGAGACTGTTCATGCAGCTCTGTATGATAGAGATGAGATTCCGGATATTATATCAATTTCTGGTCAATTGAATTGTCGTGCTGATCTGGAAGGCTTGCCAGATGTGTCATTGCCCTTGTCAGGAGTGAACACAGCCAACCTTGAGGTTTCATCCTATCACCCTTGTGCTCAAGTTTCAGATCAAGGTCTGGATAAGCAGGGTGTGATGTTTTCTCCACCATTAGGTAATTTTGTGTTAATGCGCTATCAGGCAACTTGTGCCCTCGGACCACCGGTTAGCGGATTTTATCAGCTGTCAATGGTTTCGGAGGACAAAGGTGCATTTCTATTCAAGTTGCGTCTAATGGAAGGTTATAAGGCTCCTTTGACAATGGAGTTTTGTAGTGTGATTATGCCCTTTCCTAGGAGAAGGATTGTATCTTTGGATGGAACTCCTTCTGTCGGAACAGTTTCAACTTCTGATCACTCTGTAGAGTGGAAAATAGTGCCAAGTGGACGTGGACTGTCTGGAAAAAGTATTGAGGTGACTTTCCCAGGAACAGTCAAGTTTGCACCATGGCAAAACCAAAGGGTGCCGTCCTCTAGGTCTATTGGAGCCACTGCTGACGAAGATAGTGATAATGAGGCAGAAAATGCTAGCAACATGGTCAATGAAGAACATTTGATGGAGAAAATGAACAAGGATCTTCCTCCAGTTGATCTAGAGGAGCCATTCTGCTGGCAGGCATACAATTATGCCAAA GTATGCTTCAAGATTGTTGGGGCATCTCTATCTAGAATTGCTATTGATCCTAAATCT GTGAGCATCTATCCAGCTGTTAAAGCACCTGTGGAGTTTGCAACTCAG GTAACTTCTGGGGACTATATTTTGTGGAATACTCTTGGTAAGTGCCCACATGTAGCCACAGTAAAGACGTAA
- the LOC112705127 gene encoding AP-5 complex subunit mu isoform X2, whose amino-acid sequence MAGGCSIRAIWILNNLDAVVFSRRFPVVEKRWRAALNFESDELFTSIPNDSELADAFMDRKQREGSARGFGVRRTHQSSPGSDSWIDDPITRHIVSLYITKEEQKNLLWPLILHIRGLFTILVLPFVEPKHLKAYASLCKRPDCGSALGLDHGLSSLLIQLPSITGAFMIAHAIGDIITGDVVEPEVIVSSAPSVGGLFDSLTGSIGISSRPKPVAPSVASSAPLGAAVPGLATADSQKFGSRPLDKDALRTFISSSMPFGTPLDLNYSNIFNIKANGFSASDLPPADQKQPAWKPYLYKGKQRVLFTIHETVHAALYDRDEIPDIISISGQLNCRADLEGLPDVSLPLSGVNTANLEVSSYHPCAQVSDQGLDKQGVMFSPPLGNFVLMRYQATCALGPPVSGFYQLSMVSEDKGAFLFKLRLMEGYKAPLTMEFCSVIMPFPRRRIVSLDGTPSVGTVSTSDHSVEWKIVPSGRGLSGKSIEVTFPGTVKFAPWQNQRVPSSRSIGATADEDSDNEAENASNMVNEEHLMEKMNKDLPPVDLEEPFCWQAYNYAKVCFKIVGASLSRIAIDPKSVSIYPAVKAPVEFATQVTSGDYILWNTLGKCPHVATVKT is encoded by the exons ATGGCCGGTGGATGCAGCATAAGAGCTATCTGGATTCTCAACAACCTCGACGCCGTCGTTTTCTCCAG GAGATTCCCTGTTGTAGAAAAGCGTTGGCGAGCTGCTTTGAACTTCGAGAGCGATGAGCTCTTCACTTCAATTCCCAACGACTCTGAACTCGCCGATGCTTTCATGGACAGAAAGCAAAGGGAAGGATCTGCTCGCGGATTCGGCGTACGTAGAACTCATCAATCCTCTCCGGGATCTGATTCTTGGATCGATGATCCTATCACTCGTCATATCGTATCCCTTTACATTACCAAAGAGGAGCAAAAGAATCTCTTGTGGCCTTTAATATTGCACATAAGGGGCCTTTTCACTATTCTTGTTCTGCCATTCGTCGAACCTAAGCATTTAAAGGCTTATGCAAGTTTGTGTAAGAGACCTGATTGTGGAAGTGCTCTTGGCCTTGACCATGGTTTGTCTTCGCTTTTGATCCAACTTCCCTCAATAACAGG GGCATTTATGATAGCTCACGCCATCGGTGACATAATTACAGGCGACGTAGTAGAGCCTGAAGTGATTGTAAGTTCAGCTCCCTCTGTTGGAGGGCTGTTTGATTCACTAACTGGTAGTATAGGCATATCTTCCAGGCCAAAACCGGTAGCTCCATCAGTTGCTTCTTCTGCTCCATTGGGTGCAGCTGTACCAGGATTAGCTACAGCAGATAGTCAAAAATTTGGGTCTAGGCCTTTGGATAAAGATGCACTGAGAACATTTATTAGTAGTTCAATGCCATTTG GCACTCCTTTGGACCTTAATTactcaaatatttttaatatcaagGCCAATGGCTTTTCTGCATCAGATTTGCCTCCTGCTGACCAGAAGCAACCAGCTTGGAAGCCATATTTGTACAAGGGAAAGCAGAGAGTATTGTTTACAATTCATGAGACTGTTCATGCAGCTCTGTATGATAGAGATGAGATTCCGGATATTATATCAATTTCTGGTCAATTGAATTGTCGTGCTGATCTGGAAGGCTTGCCAGATGTGTCATTGCCCTTGTCAGGAGTGAACACAGCCAACCTTGAGGTTTCATCCTATCACCCTTGTGCTCAAGTTTCAGATCAAGGTCTGGATAAGCAGGGTGTGATGTTTTCTCCACCATTAGGTAATTTTGTGTTAATGCGCTATCAGGCAACTTGTGCCCTCGGACCACCGGTTAGCGGATTTTATCAGCTGTCAATGGTTTCGGAGGACAAAGGTGCATTTCTATTCAAGTTGCGTCTAATGGAAGGTTATAAGGCTCCTTTGACAATGGAGTTTTGTAGTGTGATTATGCCCTTTCCTAGGAGAAGGATTGTATCTTTGGATGGAACTCCTTCTGTCGGAACAGTTTCAACTTCTGATCACTCTGTAGAGTGGAAAATAGTGCCAAGTGGACGTGGACTGTCTGGAAAAAGTATTGAGGTGACTTTCCCAGGAACAGTCAAGTTTGCACCATGGCAAAACCAAAGGGTGCCGTCCTCTAGGTCTATTGGAGCCACTGCTGACGAAGATAGTGATAATGAGGCAGAAAATGCTAGCAACATGGTCAATGAAGAACATTTGATGGAGAAAATGAACAAGGATCTTCCTCCAGTTGATCTAGAGGAGCCATTCTGCTGGCAGGCATACAATTATGCCAAA GTATGCTTCAAGATTGTTGGGGCATCTCTATCTAGAATTGCTATTGATCCTAAATCT GTGAGCATCTATCCAGCTGTTAAAGCACCTGTGGAGTTTGCAACTCAG GTAACTTCTGGGGACTATATTTTGTGGAATACTCTTGGTAAGTGCCCACATGTAGCCACAGTAAAGACGTAA